Proteins from a genomic interval of Stenotrophomonas sp. WZN-1:
- a CDS encoding nuclear transport factor 2 family protein, protein MSIAHARFATVAFCLCACLPAYAAQNAPADVKAIEQVVESFRTSLINRDKPTYMGLFFSDKPEDIGWQYVSEDVRLQDIRKAKPDAIKARRIPANNFIALIDGAVASPKPKKETFSNTEIETDGDVASVSFDYSFHDDGVKTNWGKEMWQLIRTEQGWKIFSVIYSIRDSRSPAE, encoded by the coding sequence ATGTCCATCGCGCATGCACGTTTTGCCACCGTTGCCTTCTGCCTTTGCGCCTGCCTGCCGGCCTACGCCGCGCAGAACGCACCCGCCGACGTCAAGGCGATCGAACAGGTGGTCGAATCCTTCCGCACCTCGCTGATCAACAGGGACAAGCCGACCTACATGGGCCTGTTCTTCTCCGACAAACCGGAAGACATCGGCTGGCAGTACGTCTCCGAGGATGTACGCCTGCAGGACATCCGCAAGGCCAAGCCCGATGCGATCAAGGCACGGCGGATTCCCGCCAACAACTTCATTGCATTGATCGACGGGGCGGTGGCCTCGCCGAAACCGAAGAAGGAGACATTCTCCAACACGGAGATCGAGACGGATGGCGATGTGGCCTCGGTGTCGTTCGACTACAGCTTCCACGACGATGGAGTGAAGACCAACTGGGGCAAGGAGATGTGGCAGCTGATCCGCACCGAACAGGGCTGGAAGATATTCTCGGTGATCTATTCGATCCGCGATTCACGCAGCCCGGCCGAATGA
- a CDS encoding diacylglycerol kinase gives MQPPHPRDSGKYPHGKTGIHRIFHTLIHSRDGFIATFRGEAAFRQLLLLHALLIATAFLLDISRVERAVVLAVCFISLLVELLNSAIEAVVDRISLDHHPLSKNAKDMGSAAQTTALLMVGTVWGVILLG, from the coding sequence ATGCAGCCACCTCACCCCAGGGACAGCGGCAAGTACCCGCACGGCAAGACCGGGATACACCGCATCTTCCATACGCTGATCCATTCGCGCGATGGCTTCATCGCCACCTTCCGTGGCGAAGCGGCCTTCCGGCAGCTGTTGCTGCTGCATGCGCTGCTGATCGCCACCGCCTTCCTGCTGGACATCAGCCGGGTCGAACGTGCTGTGGTGCTGGCGGTCTGCTTCATCAGCCTGCTGGTGGAGCTGCTCAACTCGGCCATCGAAGCGGTGGTCGACCGCATCTCGCTTGACCACCACCCACTGTCCAAGAACGCCAAGGACATGGGCAGCGCCGCACAGACCACCGCACTGCTGATGGTCGGCACGGTGTGGGGCGTGATCCTGCTGGGCTAG
- a CDS encoding M14 family metallocarboxypeptidase gives MTVAQFYPIGTPGQPWGDAERAQWRARQQRQRSYHDDVVTALERLDDSFDVIQYGQLDYAPDHYPLFAVVNHDWNPALPTALITGGVHGYETSGVHGALQFLEQQAERYLGRLNLIVAPCVSPWGYERIQRWNPDAIDPNRSFRDGGQIEEAAALMRWVAVRKPNLLVHLDLHETTDSDLHEFDPARCARDGKPFERDTIPDGFYVIGNSEDPQAEFQKALITAVAPVTHIAPADAEGNLVGLPLQSPGVVWGESRSIGACAGFTDARFATTTEVYPDSPRTNPQECNDAQVAAVCAGLDFALAAQQRIGTA, from the coding sequence ATGACTGTTGCGCAGTTCTACCCGATCGGCACCCCCGGACAGCCCTGGGGCGACGCGGAACGCGCACAGTGGCGGGCCCGCCAGCAGCGCCAGCGCAGCTACCACGACGATGTAGTGACCGCGCTTGAACGCCTGGACGACAGCTTCGATGTGATCCAGTACGGCCAACTGGACTATGCGCCGGACCATTACCCGCTGTTCGCCGTGGTTAACCACGACTGGAACCCGGCGCTGCCGACCGCGCTGATCACCGGCGGCGTGCATGGCTACGAGACCAGCGGCGTGCATGGCGCCCTGCAGTTCCTGGAACAGCAGGCCGAGCGTTACCTGGGCCGGTTGAACCTGATCGTTGCGCCGTGTGTCAGCCCGTGGGGCTACGAGCGCATCCAGCGCTGGAACCCGGATGCCATCGACCCGAACCGCAGCTTCCGTGACGGCGGCCAGATCGAGGAAGCCGCCGCGCTGATGCGCTGGGTGGCCGTGCGCAAGCCGAACCTGCTGGTGCACCTGGACCTGCACGAGACCACCGACAGCGACCTGCACGAGTTCGATCCGGCGCGCTGCGCCCGCGACGGCAAGCCGTTCGAGCGCGACACCATTCCGGATGGGTTCTACGTGATCGGCAACAGCGAAGATCCGCAGGCGGAATTCCAGAAGGCATTGATCACCGCCGTTGCCCCGGTCACCCACATCGCCCCGGCCGACGCCGAGGGCAACCTGGTCGGCCTGCCGCTGCAGTCGCCGGGCGTGGTCTGGGGCGAATCGCGCTCGATCGGCGCCTGCGCCGGCTTCACCGACGCGCGCTTTGCCACCACCACCGAGGTCTACCCGGACAGCCCGCGCACCAACCCGCAGGAATGCAACGACGCCCAGGTGGCGGCGGTGTGCGCGGGCCTGGATTTCGCCCTCGCGGCGCAGCAACGCATCGGCACAGCGTAG
- a CDS encoding DUF3348 family protein: protein MAKAAQPVLGGPEFLRLLARLSDGAMPASSPALTDRLGQWVDWSRAVALSGALGGRLPEPGEATEAAGDVLDDCAQAHASLLASISEDAEAERLLDLAEAAAAPNFASLRQRYRVLQQAIQTATGRLRGRLRDQLVQVSPELARLAEVDAVMEQTLTPREHSLLATAPAVLGARFERVHGQPGWRAAFRHDMRTLLLAELHLRFHPIEGLQDALRSH from the coding sequence ATGGCGAAAGCAGCGCAGCCGGTCCTGGGTGGACCGGAATTCCTCCGCCTGCTCGCCCGTCTCAGCGACGGCGCGATGCCGGCCAGCAGTCCCGCCCTGACCGATCGCCTCGGCCAGTGGGTGGACTGGAGCCGTGCCGTGGCCCTGTCCGGGGCGCTCGGCGGACGCCTGCCCGAGCCGGGTGAGGCCACCGAAGCGGCCGGGGATGTGCTGGACGACTGCGCCCAGGCCCATGCCAGCCTGCTGGCCTCGATCAGCGAGGATGCCGAGGCCGAGCGCCTGCTGGACCTGGCCGAAGCCGCCGCCGCACCCAATTTCGCCTCGCTGCGCCAGCGCTACCGGGTGCTGCAGCAGGCCATCCAGACCGCCACCGGGCGCCTGCGCGGCCGCCTGCGCGACCAGCTGGTGCAGGTTTCACCCGAGCTGGCGCGGCTGGCCGAGGTCGACGCGGTGATGGAACAGACCCTCACCCCGCGCGAGCACAGCCTGCTGGCCACTGCGCCGGCGGTGCTCGGCGCCCGTTTTGAACGCGTGCACGGCCAGCCCGGCTGGCGCGCGGCCTTCCGCCATGACATGCGCACCCTGCTGCTTGCCGAGCTGCATCTGCGCTTCCACCCGATCGAAGGGCTGCAAGACGCCCTGCGCTCCCACTGA
- a CDS encoding DUF802 domain-containing protein: MSRTAFHVVVFLVGLLAVCWIGIGYVSVHPLGAAVAAIIAACYIAGGVELYRYRQASNGLRTALSDLSSAKESLAAWLERVPMGLRNAVRLRVEGERIALPAPVLTPYLVGLLVLLGMLGTLLGMMDTLRGTGLALQSATDMAAIRGSLASPVQGLAVAFGTSIAGVASSAMLGLLAALLRRDRLQAVQQLDRAIAGDLHPYSQAWQRAESLRLLQAQSAALPALVDRLQAMTSTFEQHSAAANERLLAGQAEFLTQSQALQERLAVSLQQSLREGAEASAAAIGGALQPMAETTLAGLARHGEALHARVEQAVQQQLSGLSDGFERSRVATEASWTKVVSEQTQAQQALVSDLRQHLQAFSDGQGTHAEALVARIGERLQADASGNAEAWRAAAEQQQALNSALVERQQQALLAASEHLDARAQALLQALEQHHSASQALLQDHELQRSQDWQAAQAATATAHAELQASLDSREQQRQARWDAVSAELQQAHAALQAQLQASDEQRLQRWSDALQHVSTDLAERLQANGERLAAQQQQVCDTLAATAQQIGENGRAQASATLAEVSTLLQTAAAAPKAAADVINELRSTLSESLVRDNAMLEERGRLLATVQTLLDAINHASHEQRTAVDALVGGSAELLERVGNRFTDHIAAETGKLDGIAAALSGSAGDVGQLAGAFGEAVAHFGSASTELSGRLEQIGGALDASLARSDEQLAYYVAQAREVVDLSLLSQKQVMEELQQLAARRGKAGSA; encoded by the coding sequence ATGTCCAGAACTGCTTTCCATGTCGTTGTTTTCCTTGTCGGCCTGCTGGCCGTGTGCTGGATCGGCATTGGCTACGTTTCGGTGCATCCGCTGGGTGCAGCGGTGGCGGCGATCATCGCGGCCTGCTACATCGCCGGCGGCGTGGAGCTGTACCGCTACCGCCAGGCCAGCAACGGCCTGCGCACTGCACTGAGCGACCTGTCCAGCGCGAAGGAAAGCCTTGCCGCCTGGCTGGAGCGCGTGCCGATGGGCCTGCGCAACGCCGTGCGCCTGCGCGTGGAAGGCGAGCGCATCGCCCTGCCCGCGCCGGTGCTGACCCCGTATCTGGTCGGCCTGCTGGTACTGCTGGGCATGCTCGGCACCCTGCTGGGCATGATGGACACCCTGCGTGGCACCGGCCTGGCCCTGCAGAGCGCGACCGACATGGCCGCCATCCGCGGCTCGCTGGCGTCGCCGGTCCAAGGCCTGGCCGTGGCATTCGGCACCTCGATCGCCGGTGTGGCCAGCTCGGCCATGCTCGGCCTGCTGGCAGCGCTGCTGCGCCGTGACCGCCTGCAGGCCGTACAGCAGCTGGACCGCGCCATTGCCGGCGACCTGCATCCGTACTCGCAGGCCTGGCAGCGCGCCGAATCGCTGCGCCTGCTGCAGGCACAGTCCGCCGCACTGCCGGCGCTGGTCGACCGCCTGCAGGCGATGACCAGCACCTTTGAGCAGCACAGTGCGGCCGCCAATGAGCGCCTGCTGGCCGGCCAGGCCGAGTTCCTGACCCAGAGCCAGGCGCTGCAGGAACGCCTGGCCGTCTCGCTGCAGCAGTCGCTGCGCGAAGGTGCCGAGGCCAGCGCCGCTGCCATCGGTGGCGCGCTGCAGCCAATGGCCGAAACCACCCTCGCCGGCCTGGCTCGTCACGGCGAAGCACTGCACGCCCGTGTCGAGCAGGCGGTGCAGCAGCAGTTGTCGGGCCTGAGCGACGGTTTCGAGCGCAGCCGCGTCGCCACCGAAGCCAGCTGGACCAAGGTGGTGAGCGAGCAGACCCAAGCGCAACAGGCGCTGGTGAGTGATCTGCGCCAGCACCTGCAGGCCTTCAGCGATGGCCAGGGCACGCATGCCGAAGCACTGGTCGCGCGCATCGGCGAGCGCCTGCAGGCCGATGCCAGCGGCAATGCCGAGGCCTGGCGCGCCGCCGCCGAACAGCAGCAGGCACTGAACAGCGCGCTGGTCGAACGCCAGCAGCAGGCGTTGCTGGCCGCCAGCGAGCATCTGGATGCGCGTGCGCAGGCGCTGCTGCAGGCACTGGAACAACACCACAGCGCCAGCCAGGCGCTGCTGCAGGATCACGAACTGCAGCGTTCGCAGGATTGGCAGGCCGCGCAGGCCGCCACCGCGACCGCGCACGCCGAACTGCAGGCCAGCCTGGACAGCCGCGAGCAGCAGCGCCAGGCGCGCTGGGATGCGGTCAGTGCCGAACTGCAGCAGGCCCACGCCGCGCTGCAGGCCCAGCTGCAGGCCAGCGATGAGCAGCGCCTGCAGCGCTGGAGCGATGCCCTGCAGCACGTTTCCACCGATCTGGCCGAGCGCCTGCAGGCCAACGGCGAACGCCTGGCCGCGCAGCAGCAGCAGGTCTGCGACACGCTGGCGGCCACCGCACAGCAGATCGGCGAGAACGGTCGCGCGCAGGCCAGCGCCACGCTGGCCGAAGTGTCCACCCTGCTGCAGACCGCGGCGGCGGCACCGAAAGCTGCTGCTGACGTCATCAACGAGCTGCGCAGCACGCTGTCCGAAAGCCTGGTGCGCGACAACGCGATGCTGGAAGAGCGCGGCCGCCTGCTGGCCACCGTGCAGACCCTGCTGGATGCGATCAACCACGCTTCGCACGAGCAGCGCACCGCGGTGGACGCGCTGGTCGGCGGTTCGGCCGAGCTGCTGGAACGCGTCGGCAACCGCTTCACCGACCATATCGCCGCCGAGACCGGCAAGCTGGATGGCATTGCCGCAGCGCTCAGCGGCAGCGCCGGCGACGTTGGCCAGCTGGCCGGCGCCTTCGGTGAGGCGGTCGCGCATTTCGGCAGCGCCTCCACCGAGCTGTCCGGCCGCCTGGAACAGATCGGCGGCGCACTGGATGCCTCGCTGGCCCGCAGCGACGAGCAGCTGGCCTACTACGTGGCGCAGGCGCGCGAGGTGGTCGACCTCAGCCTGCTGTCGCAGAAGCAGGTGATGGAAGAACTGCAGCAGCTGGCCGCGCGCCGCGGCAAGGCCGGCAGCGCATGA
- a CDS encoding OmpA family protein codes for MSDELEVDGGSHAPIWAAFGDLMSVLLGAFVLILVGVVAVQLELSQRLDQEMKQRQAEAKRLQTLEQALAGPLAAGRVTLVDGRIGISGSVLFALNSDQLQPEGQELLRSLATPLAAYLGTREEILMVSGFTDDAPVREGNRRFADNWELSAQRSLTVTRTLIADGVPADAVFAAAFGSEQPVSSNASEDGRARNRRVEIAPIPKPNVPDAK; via the coding sequence ATGAGCGACGAGCTGGAGGTCGACGGCGGTTCGCACGCCCCGATCTGGGCCGCCTTCGGCGACCTGATGTCGGTGCTGCTGGGCGCGTTCGTGCTGATACTGGTCGGTGTGGTCGCCGTGCAGCTGGAGCTGTCGCAGCGGCTGGACCAGGAAATGAAGCAGCGCCAGGCCGAAGCCAAGCGCCTGCAGACCCTGGAACAGGCGCTGGCCGGCCCATTGGCCGCCGGTCGCGTGACCCTGGTCGATGGCCGCATCGGCATCAGTGGCAGCGTGTTGTTCGCGCTGAACTCCGACCAGCTGCAGCCGGAAGGCCAGGAGCTGCTGCGCAGCCTGGCCACACCACTGGCCGCCTACCTGGGCACGCGCGAAGAGATCCTGATGGTCAGCGGCTTCACCGATGACGCGCCGGTGCGCGAAGGCAACCGCCGCTTCGCCGACAACTGGGAGTTGTCCGCGCAGCGATCGCTGACCGTGACCCGCACGTTGATCGCCGATGGCGTACCGGCCGATGCGGTATTCGCCGCCGCGTTCGGCAGCGAGCAGCCGGTCAGCTCCAATGCCAGCGAAGACGGCCGCGCACGCAATCGCCGCGTGGAAATCGCGCCGATTCCCAAGCCCAATGTCCCGGATGCCAAGTAA
- a CDS encoding DUF2894 domain-containing protein, protein MPSKPPALEGLRALVRDLDAGSRSLPHYPQVPMLQQVQREWSELRSELQVRRSLRTEPPADGGPLNSAVLVQRMLDTMQATSPGYLRHFIDYVDTLSWLQALQDGAASGGDTAKPKRTRKPRNAG, encoded by the coding sequence ATGCCAAGTAAGCCGCCCGCACTCGAAGGCCTGCGCGCACTCGTGCGCGACCTTGATGCGGGGTCGCGCTCGCTGCCGCACTATCCCCAAGTGCCGATGCTGCAGCAGGTGCAGCGCGAGTGGTCGGAACTGCGCAGCGAACTGCAGGTACGCCGTTCGCTGCGCACCGAGCCCCCCGCCGACGGCGGCCCGCTGAATTCGGCGGTGCTGGTGCAGCGGATGCTGGACACCATGCAGGCCACCAGCCCCGGTTACCTGCGCCACTTCATCGACTATGTGGACACTCTGTCCTGGCTGCAGGCGCTGCAGGATGGTGCGGCCAGCGGCGGTGATACCGCGAAGCCGAAGCGCACGCGCAAGCCGCGCAACGCTGGGTAA
- a CDS encoding 2,3-dihydro-2,3-dihydroxybenzoate dehydrogenase, with amino-acid sequence MQLTGFEGRVALVTGAAGGIGEALVRLLAEAGCTVVATDREAPVVVDACVQAFALDVTDSVAVDALVDRVEASIGPIGLAASVAGVLHVGEVAGTTDADWRRVFAVNADGVFHVGRALARVMSPRGQGAIVTVSSNAAGVPRHGMAAYAASKAAATMFTRCLGLELAPLGIRCNIVAPGSTLTPMQTGMWQDEHGAERVIAGNLETYKAGIPLRKLATPEDIAHSVMFLLSEQAGHVAMSDLYVDGGATLRG; translated from the coding sequence ATGCAGTTGACCGGCTTTGAAGGTCGCGTGGCACTGGTAACCGGCGCCGCCGGCGGCATCGGCGAGGCACTGGTACGGTTGTTGGCCGAGGCCGGCTGCACGGTGGTGGCGACCGACCGCGAGGCGCCCGTGGTGGTGGATGCATGTGTGCAGGCGTTTGCGCTTGATGTGACCGACAGCGTGGCGGTGGATGCACTGGTGGATCGTGTAGAAGCCAGTATCGGGCCGATCGGCCTCGCCGCCAGCGTGGCCGGGGTCCTGCACGTGGGCGAGGTGGCCGGCACCACCGATGCTGATTGGCGCCGGGTGTTCGCGGTCAATGCCGATGGTGTGTTCCATGTCGGGCGTGCGCTGGCGCGGGTGATGTCACCGCGAGGCCAAGGCGCGATCGTCACCGTCAGTTCGAATGCCGCCGGCGTGCCGCGGCACGGCATGGCCGCCTATGCCGCGTCCAAGGCCGCCGCCACGATGTTCACCCGCTGCCTCGGGCTGGAGCTGGCGCCGTTGGGCATCCGCTGCAACATCGTCGCCCCGGGTTCAACGCTGACCCCGATGCAGACCGGTATGTGGCAGGACGAGCACGGTGCCGAGCGGGTGATTGCCGGCAACCTGGAGACCTACAAGGCCGGCATCCCGCTGCGCAAGCTGGCCACCCCGGAAGACATCGCGCACTCGGTGATGTTCCTGCTCTCCGAGCAGGCCGGGCACGTGGCGATGAGTGACCTGTACGTGGACGGCGGCGCCACCCTGCGCGGGTGA